From Marivirga harenae, one genomic window encodes:
- a CDS encoding gliding motility-associated C-terminal domain-containing protein, translating into MKSFLILIATVILAANASFGNVDPDKKPTKFRILAISASNDSVMSASNVITLFQPFSIELPTAFTPNGDGLNDSFGAVAKGVKEYKMIIYNRFGDVVFSTSDINTKWNGTVKGNEAPSGGYVYQVYARGNEGQGVDRSGKVMLIK; encoded by the coding sequence ATGAAATCATTTCTTATCCTTATCGCGACAGTTATTTTAGCAGCCAATGCTTCTTTTGGTAATGTTGACCCAGATAAAAAACCCACTAAATTTCGTATATTAGCTATAAGCGCCTCTAATGATTCTGTTATGAGCGCATCAAACGTGATAACGTTATTTCAGCCATTTTCGATTGAACTTCCAACTGCATTTACACCCAATGGCGATGGATTGAATGATAGTTTTGGAGCCGTAGCTAAAGGTGTAAAGGAATATAAAATGATTATCTACAATAGATTTGGGGATGTTGTTTTTAGTACTTCAGATATCAACACAAAATGGAATGGAACAGTAAAGGGTAATGAAGCACCTTCTGGTGGATATGTGTATCAAGTTTATGCCAGGGGTAATGAAGGACAAGGAGTTGATAGGTCTGGAAAAGTAATGCTCATTAAATAA